DNA from Toxoplasma gondii ME49 chromosome X, whole genome shotgun sequence:
AGCAAACTCGGCTCAGCCGCTTTCTCTgtcagagaagaggaggaaggcgaggcaaGCTGCGTCGAAGAAGAATATGTGTATCGGAAAGCGTCAGAGAAAGCGGAAGGAGTAGCAGCCGCGCTGGCGTCACGCAAGGTCGAAGGCAGCCACGGAGACGCTCCCGTCGTCTGCCGTCCTTCAGGCCCGTGTTCCGCGGTACCTTgatctttttctttctcgctttcttctgctcgctgtctgccttccttgtcttctgtctgtcgtccgtctccacttcctctcagttccgtctcgtcctcgtcgtcatCTATGCAGACAATGGAGTCGGGCGCCTCGAAGgtgtcttcgccttcgatGCGTTCCACTGcctcctgctctctttcttctcctcgatttgcttcctcttcttctgcatcgtCGCTTCTGTCCCTCGCTGCAACCTGCACGCATTCGcgagcgtctgcgtctttctcggcagaggcggagacacctcCCTTTCCCCAGATTCTCCTCCCTCCGCTGTCTGCGTGGTGAGACGCGTAGAAGGACGCAATGGAGTTGCTGGCGTAGCGCTGCCGCGTCTGCAGCTCCTGCGGTCGAAAATTGGAGGCCGGGAGAAGCTTGCCTCTGTCTATACAGTCGAAGACCCACTTCACCGTCACGACAACGTACTTtttgccttcgcctccttgctctctgaagaaaaaagggcaggaaagaagtgaagaaggaaatgtCCTGGCGGAAATTCGGGAGCGGCGAAAAGACGCCATAAGATGGAAGGGTGGACGGAGACGGTGAAAAGCGCAAGAAAAGGATCTGAGTTTGAGTCCTCCAAGTGCTGCACCCAATCGGATGCCCCTGACATCCTGGGAAGGGAACGTTCCAGAGctttgtctgtctgtctctgtcttgagCAAGGGCGTGCCTCGCGGCCAATcggtctcctctgtctctaaGGCGAAAAGCAAGAGGTGCTTCAGAAGATTCGCTGTTTCGTCAGACCCTCCAAGAGGTCCAATTcaggaaaaacaaaagcTGGCGACGCGTTCCCTGTGCGTGGTTGTGCGGGGAATGGACGTCTGTTTCGGAACGGGTCTGCTCAGGCTGTTctgagagacgaaagagatgaacgcatgcaagctTACCGCAAGTGTCGCCACCTCTGGTTGCCCATCGCGACTGTCTCTGCAATGATGTGCGTGCATCCCTTGCCGAAGAGCATGCATATGCGTCCTCCGAAGAGCAGCAAAAGTTTCTTGAAGCAAATGTCGTCCATTCCGAGAGTGTCACCGTCGACGTAGAAGACGCAGTTCTTGAAAAGGCACGGATTGACGAGTTTGCTCGCGTCGTTCTCGTTCAGAAGCAACTCGCGAACCCGCCGCGCGTACCGGCTCTCCTCGTACGCTGTTTGTCCACCGGAAGACGAGGTGGTTGAGGACGAGGAGTGAAGACCGGGAATGAACGCCGGAGAGGACGCGGCCAAGGAGGTTCCTTCCGTTCTTTCAGCGGAAGAAATCGAGGAGGAAGCCTCGCGAGGAGGAGGCTGCACACAGGACGACATTGGGGAGACGCGAGCAGTCCAGACAGAAGTCGGGCAAGACCCGCCGTCGGCGACTCGGTCGCCTTTCCTGCGTTTGCGCGGGCTCTCCGAGCCAGACACCTGTGCCTTTTCTCtggctcttcttccgcgagTCGCGGGCTCTGAGTCACCGGAAGAAgttgccttttcttcgcctgaCAGCTGGCGGTGCTGTCGCAGAGAGTTGTGCAACTGTTGATGCATCTTTTCGCTCTTGTGCCGGAAATACTCCCCGTAGGAGTTCCACTTTCCGCCTCCGAAGAAGCCGTGGCCGCGCCCCATGTTTCTGGAGAGTCGAACTCAAAGCCATCGTCAGAAAACTTTTCTCAGTGGAACAAACACACGCAACCGCTAAAAGAGAATCGAGACGCGCCGGCAAACACGAGAGACGGCAGACGCGGAGTCTCAGCGGGAAAGAAGGTGCACGGAGCCGCGGGATGGCGAAGGTGCTCTGAAAGGAATGTAAATGAACAAAAAACATGACATTTTCCAGGAAAGTGAAAGGCAACCGACAAGAAATGCTCTGCTGCATCGCTCGAAAAGTCGCGTGGTCTGCTGGCGGTTGCTGTCTCGTGTCGCCAGGAACGGTGTTGGCAGCCCTTCTCCTCGCTAAAAATCATTTTTCACTCACCAGCAAAGTGGAGGAGGTGTTGCTGGTCTGGTAAGATGCTCGGGACATCGTAGAAGATTCACGAATGCTTTGGAAGGGTCAAAGAAAatccatgcatgcacaagccCACCTTTTCAAACAAACAAGGCACCCGCGGCAGCTAGCAATCTAGGGCTGAAAGGACTGAACTCATTCCAGTGTCTTTGTCCCCCAGTTCAAGCAAACGATCCTGCTGTATATATTCTTGTCAGTTCAGTTCTTATCCCTGAGAGGCATTACGTCAAATAACGCACAACGTCACACCGGCAAAGATGCGTTTCCAGACGCCCTAAAAAACGCGTAACCCGCACGGCTTTGTTTTACTGTCAACCTGCCTGAAGCTAGAACCCCGAAAAGTGGAGTTCCTGCCGACAAAGCCGACAAATATGTCAGTACAGCTGGGGCCTCGTTCGATTTGATAAAATTTTAGTAGGTGCAGTAGAGGTGTGCCACGGACTTCAGATCGACTGCGGTTCCGTTTTCTAGGTTTGCCGTTCTAGTCTATTTGGTCTTCTAGAAGCGGCGGGCGTCCAAAGCATTCCAAATTGCCACAAATACCGAGGCATTGCTCAGGAAAAACCGAGGCTATCTCACTCTCCCGCTTCGCTAAGGGATGGGTGTGAGAGAGACCGTCAGCACAGCCCATATGCCTCACGAGTCTCGTAcctcttgttttttcgtcCGCATATCACAGACACAGGGTTCTTTATCATTGCTGTACACCATCACCACACTCGCCTGCTTAAGACGGATGACAGTGTTGGATTCCATTGTTTCACGACACTACCGTTGTTCCACATGGGTTGTGTTCTAGTGGTTTTCAAAAAGTTCATGGCTTGCGACTTAAATCGTATCGGATGGATTCGCAACTCTGTTTTGCAGTGCTACCGGAAATTGTTCCGATCATCGCGGAGGGACATCTTCAGTTGCCGGAAGGAATCATAGCGGCGAGGCTCTTCGGGGAGTTAAATCGGAAACGACACAACTGACACGGCGGAAAAGCCACGCGCAACCACTTTGTGTCTTTCAACGAGGATTCGACCGTGTTATACGCGTTCCTGCTTTCGACGTAACTCAGGCGCCGCGGCCCAGAGTTTGCTTCAGCTGTATGCCTTTGGCAATTTCAGTATGGAAACAAAGGTCTGGATGGCAAGGGACGAGGGAAGCTCAAATCATGGACAATGGAGTCGCCAGTAACTCTTTTCGAGTGCGGCGAGTTTCAACTGGAAGCAACCAGAAGCAGGGACCGACACGCACAGTTGGTGGCTGAGGTCTCAGTTCTCAAGCTCGAAGGATGCGAAGAAAGTCTTCTTCGGTCACGACCCCCTTATTGTGTGAGTGAGACGCGTGGTTGAGCATCTCGCgcagttcttcgtctgtAAGTTTCTCTCCGAGTTCAACCGCAgctttcttcatctctttcCAACCGATGACGCCCGTAGGACCAGCTAACATGCGGAAGCCTGAAGAATGCGCACAACACCgcaacgcgaaaaaaagtgCAAGGCTTTGTCCGCAACAGGTTTTGTCCCTTTCTGCTGATCTCCAGCATGCAGAGATGTGCTGCTGCCCCTCTGTTGTTGCGGCAAATGTGCATGTGGATATCTCAACTCTTCTCGTTGCTGTAGCAAGGGGGCATGGGCGCGTGGCTTGTGAGGCTCTCTCGGGCTGGCAAACTTGTGCAGCAGACTGTGAGGGATCTGGAGATGGGGAACATGGCCGTTCATCACACTGTGTCAGAAAGGTGTAAGCTCTTTGAGTCCTGTCGAATCTTGACATGCCACTGCTCTCGAAAAAATAGGAATGTGCGTTTCGACGGCGCCGACAAGTCTAAGCGACGGATGGGCATCTCTGAAGACCCTGCTGCGCCCGACTTCACTGCATTTCACCCGCCCACCCCTCCGGGTTTCCTCGAAGTGCCTTGCCTCGAGAGATTTGTTCCCTTGTCGGCTTCTCGTTGATTTTGATTGTGAGAATCTCAAGAAACTCGTTGAAGTCCAACTGCCCCAGGGACGTCGTTGCGGTCTGCGCAACTGGCGCTGCTGCGCATATAATCACCACGGAATGGAACACGAAGACCGAGAGCAACTGTCCTGTCCGACTGCCTAATCAAAGACGCACGCTGACACAAAGACGTCACAGATGTTCTTTTCGAAACGTCGCATGAATGCCGCCTCGCAGCTGTCTTTCTCAGCTAGCAAAAAACGCTGCGGTGAACTCACAGGCTGCGACGGCGGCTGCTGCGTTCGGGTTGCTGGTGGAAATCATTTTCATGACGTCTGGTtcgcggcgtttcttctcgatctcgttcagcagcttcttcatttcttccTTTGTGGGCTCGAACCCGAGAGCCCGCAGAGCGACCTTCAACTCTTTCGCGTCGATGCTGCCTGTTCCTTCCGTGTCGAACAGATCGAATGCCTCTTTGATGTCTTTCCGCTGCTCTTCGCTGAGTTCCACGCGAACGCTTCGACGGCTCTTCGCCCCAGCTCCGCCGTGACTCCGGCATTTTCCCTTTGCCCCTGTCTCGTTGCCCATGCCAGACGTCGCTCGCACTGCAGACGGCCTGTTTCCTCcaactggagaagagacacccggGCCTCCATGTGACGGACTGCCAGGGTTGCCCACAGTCGCCATGCTGTGCAACCGTGTCAGGTGTCGTTCAGTGCGTACTccggaagaaaggaagagtgGAAGACATGCAGGTGCAGGGGAGGGAACGTTTGTGTAGTGCGTCCTCAGGAAAAAACGACATGCAGCGTCCAGGAAAACGCACGGTTCGCCAGTAGC
Protein-coding regions in this window:
- a CDS encoding centrin family protein (encoded by transcript TGME49_237490), whose product is MATVGNPGSPSHGGPGVSSPVGGNRPSAVRATSGMGNETGAKGKCRSHGGAGAKSRRSVRVELSEEQRKDIKEAFDLFDTEGTGSIDAKELKVALRALGFEPTKEEMKKLLNEIEKKRREPDVMKMISTSNPNAAAAVAASAPVAQTATTSLGQLDFNEFLEILTIKINEKPTREQISRGKALRGNPEGWAGFRMLAGPTGVIGWKEMKKAAVELGEKLTDEELREMLNHASHSHNKGVVTEEDFLRILRA